A window of Corticium candelabrum chromosome 3, ooCorCand1.1, whole genome shotgun sequence contains these coding sequences:
- the LOC134177638 gene encoding uncharacterized protein K02A2.6-like translates to MVDQEPQASNGRAQITDAPRGPLLGKPSRYVPGGDWPSYTEQMDFFFVANGVSNAQHKKAILLTNVPTETFQLIKDLLAPTPPSDGGVTYEQIVQVVKDHVKPEQSPLVSRYEFDTRVRKSTESVSDFVKVLRHLAAKCKFHDDQRNERLRDRFIAGIKDDRMLRTLLGETLTDLTFDKAVQRCVAMEQASRDVETLRGEAGLQPRPHEGTVGMAEVHQMTTGSTTCYRCGGAHEARECRFRTATCFRCQKQGHVQRMCRTKPGPRKEVQSDKGPIRKENKKKPAMKCLEAWEKEEHSESDSDLYNLFSLGSNHAMEVQVQIERKPIVMELDTGAAVSVISHEEYKRKLRQQVSIKETDLLLHTYTGETVKPMGVCTVNVEHNHQKQQLPLYVLPGKGPALLGREWLKAIRLQWSLLHLNATQELEDLLARHPNVFGLGLGRMKGIKARIALRSDSTPRFWKARPVVFARKKAVEQELDRLESEDVIERVQHSEWAAPIVTPVKKGGNVRICGDFQVTVNPQLEIDTYPLPRIEEIYAGLGGGKHFTVIDLKQAYLQMELQEDSHAYRSE, encoded by the exons atggtcGATCAAGAACCACAAGCTAGCAACGGCAGAGCACAGATAACAGACGCACCCCGTGGACCACTGCTAGGGAAGCCGAGTCGCTACGTTCCGGGAGGAGATTGGCCAAGCTATACGGAACAGATGGATTTCTTCTTCGTGGCTAATGGTGTGTCAAACGCGCAGCACAAGAAAGCAATCTTGCTGACGAATGTTCCCACAGAAACATTCCAATTGATCAAGGACCTGTTGGCGCCAACACCACCTAGCGACGGCGGCGTCACATATGAACAGATCGTACAGGTGGTAAAGGACCACGTCAAGCCCGAACAATCTCCTCTCGTGAGTCGTTATGAATTTGACACTAGGGTGCGTAAATCTACGGAGTCGGTGAGTGATTTTGTCAAAGTCCTCAGGCACCTAGCAGCAAAGTGCAAATTCCACGATGACCAAAGAAATGAGCGTCTCAGAGACAGATTCATAGCGGGTATCAAAGATGATCGGATGTTGAGGACGCTATTAGGAGAGACGTTGACTGACCTTACGTTTGACAAAGCCGTACAACGTTGTGTGGCAATGGAGCAAGCCAGTAGGGATGTGGAGACGCTCAGAGGAGAGGCAGGACTCCAACCACGACCACACGAAGGCACGGTCGGGATGGCTGAGGTTCATCAAATGACAACGGGATCAACCACATGTTATCGATGCGGAGGAGCACATGAAGCCAGAGAGTGTCGATTTAGAACAGCTACATGTTTTCGTTGTCAAAAACAAGGACATGTACAAAGGATGTGCAGGACCAAACCAGGTCCAAGAAAAGAAGTCCAATCTGACAAGGGACCAATTCGGAAGGAAAATAAGAAGAAACCAGCGATGAAATGCCTGGAAGCATGGGAGAAGGAGGAACATAGTGAGAGTGACAGTGacttgtacaacttgttcAGTCTTGGAAGTAACCACGCCATGGAGGTACAGGTGCAAATTGAACGGAAACCCATTGTCATGGAATTAGACACTGGGGCGGCCGTATCAGTCATAAGTCATGAGGAATACAAGAGGAAACTAAGACAGCAGGTCTCCATCAAAGAGACAGATCTGTTGCTGCACACGTATACTGGAGAGACCGTCAAACCAATGGGAGTGTGCACAGTGAACGTAGAACATAATCACCAGAAACAACAGTTGCCCTTGTATGTACTACCCGGAAAAGGGCCAGCTCTTTTGGGACGAGAATGGCTGAAAGCCATCCGACTGCAATGGTCACTCCTCCATCTGAACGCAACTCAAGAACTAGAAGACCTGCTAGCACGACACCCCAATGTGTTTGGATTAGGGTTGGGGCGCATGAAAGGCATCAAGGCCCGAATAGCGTTGCGGAGTGACAGCACACCACGTTTTTGGAAGGCAAGACCGGTGGTTTTCGCGAGGAAGAAAGCCGTGGAGCAAGAACTAGATAGGCTGGAGTCTGAGGACGTGATAGAACGGGTACAGCACAGCGAGTGGGCGGCGCCAATAGTTACTCCTGTCAAGAAAGGAGGCAACGTTCGGATTTGCGGCGATTTTCAAGTGACCGTTAACCCACAGCTAGAGATAGACACCTACCCACTCCCTCGAATTGAGGAGATTTATGCAGGCTTGGGAGGAGGGAAACACTTCACAGTCATCGACCTGAAGCAAGCCTACTTGCAAATGGAGCTGCAAGAAGACTCCCA CGCCTACCGTTCGGAGTAG
- the LOC134176959 gene encoding uncharacterized protein K02A2.6-like, with product MEQVLMGIPGTRCYLDDIIITGHTLEDHLTNLEMVLHRLEEYGLKANKEKCKFLSDSVEYCGHIISAKGLHTSEKKTRAITQMPVPSSIQQLRSFLGMIQYYARFLPNLSTELAPLHDLLKKDAPWEWGEDQGKSFTKVKQMLLQDRILTHFDPGLPVTLACDSSSYGLGAVLSHMFPDGSERPIAYASRSLSGAEKQYAQIEKEALALYWGVKKFRLYLEGHRFTLITDHQPLKFILSPDKAIPVTAAARLQRWSLFLGAFTYDIQYRPTGQHANCDGLSRLPVDDEIPDRKDDTAIFYNSIVDTLPVTAKDIERASRQDRLISQVMEMVQQGGQSLDTEKELIPFNRRRNELITHQGVLMWGSRVVVPTKLRARVLETLHEGHPGMVKMKGLARSFVWWPGIDGDIEREVRHCVGCQENARTPGRGPLHRWEYPAKPWQRLHVDFAGPLDGQMYLLVIDAYSKWPEIFSMRSTVAEETVATLRTLFARLGLPDQVISDNGPQFTSECFRMFMCKNGIRHVTGAPYHPATNGQAERLVQSFKRAMKAEKRERTAQHKLDRFLLSYRNSPQATTGQSPAQLLLGRNIKSRLDLVKPSVEREVNSKLIQNEYRPPKGFAKGQAIWFRNYHLGPKWLVGTVEEQTGPVSYRVATPTRTHRLHADQMRSGPHPEGVPSKDTGAKTEEVALSQPLPGREPVTGQEGETQTQQEMDSRQEAPNECQIPEPPTPVPEGGNATCTRSGRRVLPPARLVEYVTDYAK from the coding sequence ATGGAACAAGTTCTGATGGGAATACCGGGCACCAGATGCTACCTGGACGATATCATCATCACGGGCCACACCCTAGAAGACCACTTGACCAACTTGGAGATGGTTCTTCATCGGCTGGAGGAGTATGGCTTGAAGGCTAACAAAGAGAAGTGCAAGTTCTTGAGCGATTCCGTAGAATATTGTGGCCACATAATATCGGCGAAAGGTCTACACACATCGGAAAAGAAGACACGAGCCATCACTCAGATGCCAGTACCATCTAGTATTCAACAGCTGAGGTCTTTCCTTGGAATGATCCAATATTACGCCAGATTCTTGCCAAATCTGTCGACGGAGCTTGCACCTTTGCATGACCTGTTGAAAAAGGACGCCCCGTGGGAGTGGGGTGAAGACCAGGGAAAAAGCTTCACCAAGGTCAAACAGATGTTGTTGCAAGATAGGATTCTCACACATTTTGATCCTGGGTTACCAGTAACACTTGCTTGCGACAGTTCATCCTATGGACTAGGCGCAGTCCTTTCACACATGTTTCCGGACGGTAGCGAACGACCCATCGCATATGCTTCCCGTTCTCTAAGCGGGGCGGAGAAACAGTATGCGCAAATAGAGAAGGAGGCGCTTGCACTTTACTGGGGAGTAAAGAAATTCAGACTGTATCTGGAAGGGCACCGGTTTACACTGATCACCGACCATCAACCACTGAAATTTATTTTGAGCCCTGACAAGGCTATTCCAGTCACCGCTGCAGCTCGACTACAACGCTGGAGTTTGTTTCTGGGAGCATTTACATACGACATCCAGTACCGGCCAACAGGGCAACATGCCAACTGTGATGGACTATCACGACTACCTGTGGATGACGAGATTCCAGATCGAAAAGATGATACAGCCATTTTTTACAATAGCATTGTGGATACCTTGCCGGTTACAGCAAAAGATATTGAAAGGGCAAGCAGACAAGACCGCCTCATATCTCAGGTCATGGAGATGGTGCAGCAAGGAGGGCAGTCACTGGATACAGAAAAGGAACTGATCCCGTTCAACAGGAGGAGAAACGAATTGATTACACATCAGGGGGTCCTGATGTGGGGATCTCGAGTGGTGGTACCAACCAAGCTTAGAGCAAGGGTGTTGGAAACCTTGCATGAGGGCCATCCCGGGATGGTGAAAATGAAGGGTTTAGCTCGGTCATTCGTGTGGTGGCCGGGCATAGATGGAGACATTGAAAGAGAGGTTCGACACTGTGTAGGATGTCAAGAGAATGCGAGGACACCTGGTAGAGGGCCGCTCCATAGATGGGAGTACCCAGCTAAACCTTGGCAGAGGCTGCACGTAGATTTTGCAGGACCCCTCGACGGACAGATGTATCTTTTGGTCATCGATGCATACAGCAAATGGCCTGAAATTTTTTCCATGAGAAGCACCGTGGCTGAGGAGACAGTGGCAACTTTGCGGACATTGTTTGCTCGGTTGGGCCTACCTGACCAAGTAATATCAGATAACGGCCCACAGTTTACATCAGAGTGTTTCAGAATGTTCATGTGCAAGAATGGTATTCGACATGTCACGGGGGCACCATATCATCCCGCGACGAATGGTCAGGCGGAGCGTTTGGTGCAATCATTCAAGAGAGCCATGAAAGCAGAGAAAAGGGAGAgaacagcacaacacaaactggATAGGTTTTTGCTTTCATATCGGAACTCCCCTCAGGCCACTACGGGACAGAGTCCGGCTCAGCTTTTGTTGGGTAGAAACATCAAGTCAAGACTGGACTTGGTTAAACCAAGTGTGGAACGGGAAGtcaacagcaaactgatacAAAACGAATATCGTCCGCCAAAGGGTTTTGCCAAAGGACAAGCGATCTGGTTTAGAAATTACCATCTGGGCCCCAAGTGGCTTGTCGGAACCGTCGAGGAGCAAACTGGACCGGTGTCCTACAGAGTGGCAACGCCTACCAGAACACACAGGTTACACGCGGACCAAATGAGATCAGGGCCACATCCTGAGGGAGTCCCTAGCAAGGATACAGGTGCAAAGACAGAAGAGGTAGCGTTGTCTCAGCCATTACCAGGGCGAGAGCCAGTAACTGGGCAAGAGGgggaaacacagacacaacaagaAATGGACAGCAGACAGGAAGCTCCTAACGAATGTCAGATACCAGAGCCACCCACACCAGTACCAGAAGGAGGAAATGCCACATGTACCAGGTCAGGGCGGAGAGTACTACCACCCGCTCGCTTGGTAGAATATGTTACGGACTATGCAAAGTGA